From the Patagioenas fasciata isolate bPatFas1 chromosome Z, bPatFas1.hap1, whole genome shotgun sequence genome, one window contains:
- the S1PR3 gene encoding sphingosine 1-phosphate receptor 3 produces the protein MMAAVTVAPDALVSPQGNEEMDSLIVLHYNYTGKLILREKATDSIDLSTIAFLILCSFIVLENLMVLIAIWKNNKFHNRMYFFIGNLALCDLLAGIVYKVNILMSGKKTLSLSSTIWFIREGSMFVALGASTFSLLAIAIERHLTMIKMRPYDANKKYRVFLLIGTCWLISISLGALPILGWNCINNLPDCSTILPLYSKKYVVFCISIFIAILVAIVILYARIYILVKSSSRNVTNHNNSERSMALLRTVVIVVSVFIACWSPLFILFLIDVACKVKECSILYKANWFIALAVINSAMNPIIYTLASKEMRRAFFRLVCGCLVKSKVARSLPIQPTPDHSRSKSSSSNTQKPKEDFPQINVPSCIAEKNESSFHNGNFCK, from the coding sequence ATGATGGCAGCAGTTACCGTGGCACCTGATGCTCTTGTCAGCCCTCAAGGAAATGAAGAGATGGACTCTCTGATCGTACTGCATTATAATTACACAGGAAAGCTAATTTTAAGGGAAAAGGCAACTGATAGCATAGACCTGTCCACTATTGCATTTCTGATCCTATGTAGTTTCATAGTCCTGGAAAACTTGATGGTGTTGATTGCCATATGGAAAAACAATAAATTTCACAACCGCATGTACTTTTTTATTGGCAATCTAGCTCTCTGTGATCTTTTAGCTGGGATTGTTTACAAAGTAAACATTCTTATGTCCGGGAAGAAAACGCTGAGCTTGTCCTCCACAATCTGGTTCATTAGAGAAGGCAGCATGTTTGTTGCCCTGGGAGCCTCTACTTTCAGCTTACTAGCAATAGCTATTGAGCGGCATTTGACCATGATTAAAATGAGACCTTACGAtgcaaataaaaaatacagaGTGTTCCTTCTCATTGGTACATGCTGGCTTATTTCAATTTCCTTGGGTGCCTTACCCATCCTCGGCTGGAACTGTATAAACAACTTACCAGATTGCTCAACAATTTTGCCTCTGTACTCCAAGAAGTATGTTGTGTTCTGCATTAGTATCTTCATAGCCATTTTGGTTGCCATTGTCATCCTTTATGCCCGTATCTACATCCTGGTAAAATCCAGCAGTCGTAACGTCACTAACCACAATAACTCGGAGCGGTCCATGGCACTCCTTAGGACTGTTGTGATTGTCGTTAGTGTCTTCATTGCCTGTTGGTCTCCGCTGTTCATCCTGTTCCTCATCGACGTGGCCTGCAAAGTCAAGGAGTGCTCTATCTTGTACAAAGCCAACTGGTTTATTGCTCTGGCAGTCATAAATTCTGCAATGAACCCCATCATCTACACTCTGGCTAGTAAGGAAATGCGCCGGGCTTTCTTTCGCCTTGTTTGTGGCTGCCTGGTGAAATCTAAAGTAGCCAGATCTTTGCCTATTCAGCCCACACCAGATCATAGTCGAAGTAAATCCAGCAGCAGCAATACCCAGAAGCCAAAGGAAGACTTCCCACAGATTAATGTTCCTTCCTGTATCGCTGAGAAAAATGAATCTTCATTTCACAATGGAAACTTCTGTAAGTAA